The following proteins come from a genomic window of Diadema setosum chromosome 20, eeDiaSeto1, whole genome shotgun sequence:
- the LOC140243650 gene encoding glycoprotein-N-acetylgalactosamine 3-beta-galactosyltransferase 1-like: MEIRNIMSLALGLVAGVMFGIVYSKYEDYSTFHDVRIQSVAQQHVEGSRRDNIRGLLRFHGNNATVGKVGKKENLASSKLLEYAVGGKSFYLKFDSLDGMPAKSEADLQKDSQLATISEWQTFDPLHDADMLKSLLSVFCVIPIGISSIPQHGKAASQSWTKHCNDYIMLSSVDNELYKVKNIGVADKHVSPWERTKRVLAYALEHHPNHDWYVKVEHDTFLVLENFRYMILAHRTGVPGFAGHVIQTNDAHGSVIALSKLGLSKAVTVFPNCNGLFGGQEDYKELEACLKPVGIKASTDARDGQGVNRFQMVQAKPNLPLNAHKTVDWSWRSIVNPENVGQEDCCRDYPVSFHKVSPNGLYMMEYAVYHMRPFGIGTYMCPALQEGGVGGQIAAPNPPKEQQADGEKVNVEGGDNTQDEQADTALRVEVNSGQKV; this comes from the exons ATGGAGATTAGAAACATTATGTCACTGGCCCTAGGACTTGTTGCCGGGGTGATGTTTGGCATTGTGTACAGCAAGTACGAGGACTATTCCACCTTCCATGACGTACGAATTCAATCAGTCGCTCAGCAGCACGTGGAAGGAAGTAGAAGGGACAACATAAGAGGATTGTtgcgtttccatggcaacaatgCCACAGTCGGTAAGGTCGGTAAGAAGGAGAATCTTGCATCCAGCAAGCTGCTGGAGTATGCAGTGGGCGGCAAAAGTTTTTACCTGAAATTTGATAGTCTGGATGGCATGCCGGCCAAATCAGAAGCGGACTTGCAGAAAGACTCGCAGTTGGCAACCATCTCTGAGTGGCAGACGTTTGACCCTCTACATGATGCGGATATGTTAAAATCTTTATTGTCTGTCTTTTGTGTTATACCAATTGGAATATCCAGTATACCCCAGCATGGTAAAGCAGCATCCCAGTCATGGACAAAGCACTGTAACGACTACATTATGCTCAGCAGTGTTGACAACGAGCTGTATAAAGTTAAAAACATTGGGGTGGCAGATAAACATGTGAGTCCGTGGGAACGTACGAAGAGGGTCCTTGCATATGCCCTTGAGCACCATCCGAACCACGACTGGTATGTGAAAGTGGAGCACGATACGTTTTTGGTCCTTGAGAACTTCCGCTACATGATCCTAGCGCACCGCACCGGAGTGCCAGGTTTTGCCGGGCACGTCATTCAGACGAACGACGCGCATGGGTCAGTGATCGCGCTGAGCAAGCTGGGGCTATCGAAGGCAGTGACAGTGTTCCCAAACTGCAATGGTCTCTTCGGGGGCCAGGAGGATTACAAAGAACTTGAGGCATGTCTGAAGCCAGTCGGGATCAAAGCCAGCACAGACGCCCGCGATGGACAGGGGGTGAATCGATTCCAGATGGTTCAAGCCAAACCAAATTTACCACTCAATGCTCACAAAACAGTAGATTGGTCCTGGCGTTCCATTGTCAACCCTGAAAATGTG GGACAGGAGGACTGTTGCCGTGACTACCCCGTCTCATTCCACAAGGTGAGCCCCAACGGTCTCTACATGATGGAGTACGCGGTGTACCACATGCGCCCCTTTGGCATTGGCACGTACATGTGCCCCGCCCTGCAAGAGGGTGGGGTAGGGGGCCAGATCGCCGCCCCCAACCCTCCAAAAGAGCAGCAAGCGGACGGAGAGAAAGTGAACGTGGAAGGTGGGGATAATACCCAAGACGAGCAAGCGGACACTGCGTTAAGAGTTGAGGTGAACAGCGGGCAGAAGGTATAG